The following proteins are co-located in the Leptospira weilii genome:
- a CDS encoding CsgG/HfaB family protein has protein sequence MKNTKGIFILAITLMFSLAGCISVQAFKGNQLKMKQVKSISVIPTVQDPKLKREITTTSQSKHTINTGGISAVGIGRDFAYALSITGPSASSEYKNSRTVKGDFIDPEIVAKNAATLEIADTLGSTFIDNGYKLVERNQLISVLNQKKPKLSGSTVEENAIELGKLAGIDAVLMIEVTKLAQKNIFTTDMSTGERVSKTQYELKYQIKLVSTQDGSIVMTGISPPTGSSTFSDSLEEYAQGMAHAVARELDGTLKAWKEGSVN, from the coding sequence GTATTTCAGTGCAGGCTTTCAAAGGGAATCAGCTCAAAATGAAACAAGTAAAGAGCATTTCGGTGATTCCGACGGTGCAAGACCCTAAATTAAAAAGAGAAATTACGACTACTTCTCAATCAAAACATACTATAAATACGGGCGGAATATCCGCGGTCGGTATAGGCCGCGATTTCGCATACGCATTGAGTATTACGGGACCGAGTGCGAGTTCCGAATATAAAAACAGTCGCACCGTAAAAGGCGACTTCATCGACCCTGAAATTGTGGCTAAGAATGCGGCAACATTAGAAATTGCCGATACTCTTGGTTCTACTTTTATAGACAACGGTTATAAACTAGTCGAAAGAAATCAATTGATATCGGTCCTGAATCAAAAGAAGCCGAAGTTATCCGGTTCCACAGTAGAAGAGAACGCGATCGAATTGGGAAAATTGGCGGGGATTGACGCCGTTTTGATGATTGAAGTCACTAAGCTCGCACAGAAAAATATTTTTACTACGGATATGAGTACAGGTGAGAGAGTTTCGAAAACGCAATACGAACTTAAATATCAAATCAAGCTCGTTTCCACACAGGATGGTTCGATCGTTATGACGGGGATTAGCCCTCCGACCGGCAGTAGCACCTTTAGCGATTCTCTGGAAGAGTATGCGCAAGGGATGGCCCATGCGGTCGCGCGTGAATTGGACGGAACTTTGAAAGCTTGGAAAGAAGGAAGTGTGAATTAA